Proteins from a genomic interval of Vreelandella profundi:
- the garD gene encoding galactarate dehydratase: MTQTMTSARVIKVHPSDNVAIVIEHGGLAEGALVEEGCITTMPIPQGHKVALVDLAEGDQVVRYGEVIGNAETAISRGSHVNETNMRMPVAPALDELPLATRQAPVAEPLCGYTFEGFRNPDGSVGTKNVLGISTSVQCVAGTVDYVVQRIRRELLPRFPNVDDVVGLNHSYGCGVAINAPAAIVPIRTLKNIALNPNFGNEVMIIGLGCEKLQPSTLLDDRPVKIYENTEAADPEANVLSLQDESFQGFGEMVAGILDMAERHLERLNRRQRETCPASDLVVGMQCGGSDAFSGVTANPAVGFATDLIVRAGGSVMFSEVTEVRDAIHLLTPRAINEDVGRALIEQMAWYDDYLSQGQADRSANPSPGNKKGGLSNVVEKALGSVIKSGNSPIVDVIGPGERLRRKGLTFAATPASDFICGTLQLAAGMNLQVFTTGRGTPYGLAMVPVLKVATNSHLGRRWHDIIDLDAGSIATGDASIEEVGWELFHLILDVASGRKQAAADRLGIHNDLVLFNPAPVT, encoded by the coding sequence ATGACACAGACAATGACTAGCGCTCGCGTAATTAAAGTACATCCAAGTGACAATGTTGCCATTGTTATTGAGCACGGCGGTCTTGCCGAAGGTGCTCTGGTCGAAGAGGGGTGCATCACGACCATGCCGATTCCTCAGGGCCACAAGGTGGCTCTGGTGGACTTAGCTGAAGGCGATCAAGTCGTTCGCTATGGTGAAGTTATCGGTAATGCGGAAACCGCTATTTCTCGCGGTAGTCATGTTAATGAGACAAATATGCGCATGCCCGTAGCACCCGCTCTCGACGAGCTACCGCTGGCGACGCGTCAGGCGCCGGTCGCTGAGCCGCTCTGCGGCTATACCTTTGAAGGTTTTCGCAACCCGGATGGCAGCGTTGGTACCAAAAACGTACTCGGCATTAGCACCAGCGTTCAGTGTGTTGCTGGCACCGTCGACTACGTGGTGCAGCGTATCAGGCGCGAGCTGCTGCCACGCTTTCCCAACGTAGACGACGTCGTGGGGCTGAATCATAGCTATGGCTGTGGTGTGGCTATCAATGCACCGGCGGCCATCGTGCCAATTCGTACACTTAAAAACATCGCCTTGAACCCAAACTTTGGCAACGAGGTCATGATCATTGGCCTAGGCTGCGAGAAACTGCAGCCTTCCACGCTGCTCGATGATCGGCCCGTCAAAATTTATGAGAACACCGAGGCTGCTGACCCTGAAGCCAATGTGCTGAGCCTTCAAGATGAAAGCTTTCAGGGGTTTGGAGAGATGGTCGCGGGCATTTTAGACATGGCTGAGCGGCATCTAGAGCGGCTCAATCGTCGCCAGCGGGAAACGTGCCCGGCATCAGACTTAGTCGTTGGCATGCAGTGTGGTGGCAGCGATGCCTTCTCAGGTGTTACCGCAAATCCTGCGGTCGGCTTTGCGACTGATCTGATCGTGCGAGCCGGCGGTAGCGTTATGTTTTCGGAAGTGACCGAAGTGCGCGATGCCATCCATCTGCTGACTCCCCGTGCTATCAACGAAGACGTGGGCAGGGCGCTGATTGAGCAAATGGCCTGGTACGATGATTATCTGTCTCAAGGACAGGCGGATCGCAGCGCTAACCCATCGCCCGGCAACAAAAAGGGCGGCCTCAGTAATGTGGTTGAAAAAGCATTAGGCTCTGTCATCAAATCGGGTAATTCGCCCATTGTTGACGTGATCGGCCCGGGTGAACGCCTGCGCCGAAAAGGGCTGACCTTTGCGGCCACGCCCGCGAGCGACTTCATTTGTGGAACCCTGCAGCTAGCCGCTGGAATGAACTTACAGGTATTCACCACGGGGCGCGGTACGCCTTATGGATTAGCCATGGTGCCAGTGCTTAAAGTGGCTACAAATTCTCATTTGGGGCGTCGCTGGCATGACATTATCGACCTGGATGCAGGCTCCATTGCCACGGGTGATGCCAGTATCGAAGAGGTTGGCTGGGAGCTGTTTCATCTAATTCTTGATGTTGCCAGTGGTCGTAAGCAGGCCGCCGCCGATCGGCTAGGTATTCATAATGATCTGGTGTTGTTTAATCCCGCACCGGTGACTTAA
- a CDS encoding glucarate dehydratase family protein: MFAKIKTMRVVPVAGYDGFLLNLSGGHAPYFIRCVVILEDTAGNKGVGEIPSSAGIMSGLAQCRALVEGSPINNIKQTLNQVRLLLAQNGREERGRQTFDLRVAVHVITGIESALLDLYGQALQLPVADLLGQYGRQRDQVDVLGYLFLLGDPGKTDLPYLQAQNPQDRWDEIRYQEALTPDAVVNLAKAAYERYGFKDFKLKGGVLSGEDEADCIRALHDAFPDARLTLDPNGAWKLDDAVRILEPIKHLLSYAEDPCGQEESYSGRETMAEFKKRTGLATATNMIATDFKQLQYAVQLNAVDIPLADCHFWTMQGAVKVGELCHEWGMTWGSHSNNHFDISLAMMTHVAAACPGDITAIDTHWIWQDGQRITKHPFLIRDGKLDVPTTPGLGVELDEDKLMEAHRLYKTLDVTQRNDAMAMQYLVPGWEFDPKRPALVR, translated from the coding sequence ATGTTTGCAAAAATTAAAACAATGCGGGTTGTCCCTGTTGCAGGCTACGACGGTTTTTTACTTAATTTGAGCGGCGGACATGCGCCCTATTTTATCCGCTGTGTGGTTATCCTCGAAGATACGGCGGGTAATAAAGGGGTTGGTGAAATTCCTTCCAGCGCCGGCATAATGAGCGGGCTAGCGCAGTGCCGTGCGTTAGTGGAAGGCTCACCTATCAATAATATTAAGCAAACACTTAATCAAGTACGTCTGTTGCTCGCTCAAAATGGACGTGAAGAGCGGGGCCGCCAGACCTTCGACTTACGCGTTGCGGTGCATGTTATTACCGGCATCGAATCTGCCCTGCTGGATCTCTATGGCCAGGCGCTGCAGCTACCCGTGGCAGATTTGCTTGGCCAGTATGGGCGCCAACGCGACCAAGTCGATGTGCTGGGCTATCTATTCTTGTTAGGCGACCCCGGCAAGACAGACTTACCCTATCTTCAGGCGCAGAACCCCCAAGACCGTTGGGACGAAATACGCTACCAAGAAGCGCTGACGCCAGACGCCGTTGTCAATTTAGCCAAAGCAGCCTATGAGCGCTATGGCTTTAAAGATTTCAAACTAAAGGGCGGGGTGTTAAGCGGTGAAGACGAAGCCGACTGCATCCGCGCGCTGCACGACGCCTTCCCTGATGCGCGTCTGACGCTTGACCCTAACGGCGCTTGGAAGCTTGATGACGCTGTGCGAATTCTAGAGCCGATCAAGCACTTGCTGAGCTATGCAGAAGACCCCTGTGGCCAGGAAGAAAGCTATTCAGGGCGCGAGACCATGGCAGAGTTTAAGAAGCGTACTGGCTTAGCAACAGCCACTAACATGATCGCGACTGATTTCAAGCAGCTCCAGTACGCCGTTCAATTGAATGCGGTGGACATCCCCTTGGCCGATTGTCACTTCTGGACGATGCAAGGCGCTGTGAAAGTTGGCGAGCTGTGCCACGAGTGGGGAATGACGTGGGGATCGCATAGTAACAATCACTTTGATATTTCATTAGCGATGATGACGCACGTTGCCGCGGCTTGCCCTGGCGATATTACGGCGATTGATACTCACTGGATTTGGCAAGATGGCCAGCGTATCACTAAACATCCTTTCCTCATCCGTGATGGAAAGCTAGACGTTCCGACCACGCCGGGTCTTGGTGTTGAGCTTGACGAAGATAAGCTAATGGAAGCGCATCGCCTATATAAAACGCTGGATGTAACTCAGCGAAACGACGCAATGGCCATGCAGTATCTTGTGCCAGGATGGGAGTTTGATCCTAAGCGACCGGCTCTGGTTCGCTAA
- a CDS encoding TRAP transporter substrate-binding protein: protein MRTNISMKTSTLKTLAPIAGVAALVAFAVPAQAEDWRGWNIHPDGYPNSVALEEFAEAVAEQTEGRVNPRVYNNAVLGDQSDAIEQTRNGALDFANFNMGPMGPIVKETNVFSLPFLFNSIEHMHTVMDGEIGDRFADALEEKGLVALSWFDSGARSIYNTKRPINTPEDVEGLKIRVMNNDLYVEMMEALGGNATPMSYGEVYQSLTTGVLDGAENNFPSFETSNHYETTDYFSLTEHLIIPECLCVAKASWDDLSEEDQTIISGLAEEASQRQRELWVESSEESRQIVLDHGVQINEVEDKAAFQALMEPMYENFIANNPGTGELIEEIRAAE from the coding sequence ATGCGCACCAATATCAGCATGAAAACTAGCACCTTGAAGACCCTAGCGCCCATCGCTGGCGTGGCTGCATTAGTAGCCTTTGCGGTGCCTGCGCAAGCGGAAGATTGGCGAGGATGGAATATTCATCCAGATGGTTATCCTAACTCGGTAGCGCTCGAGGAGTTTGCTGAGGCCGTGGCTGAGCAAACGGAAGGGCGCGTCAATCCACGCGTTTACAATAATGCTGTGTTAGGTGACCAGTCAGACGCTATTGAACAGACTCGCAACGGGGCGTTGGATTTTGCCAATTTTAATATGGGACCGATGGGGCCTATTGTTAAAGAAACCAATGTCTTCTCATTACCTTTCCTGTTCAACAGTATTGAACATATGCACACGGTAATGGACGGTGAAATTGGCGATCGCTTTGCGGATGCCTTAGAGGAAAAAGGCTTAGTTGCGCTTTCCTGGTTTGATTCAGGCGCGCGTAGTATTTACAACACTAAGCGACCCATTAACACTCCTGAAGATGTTGAAGGCTTAAAGATTCGCGTTATGAACAATGATCTTTATGTTGAGATGATGGAGGCGCTTGGCGGTAATGCTACGCCGATGTCCTATGGAGAGGTGTATCAGAGCTTAACCACCGGCGTGCTTGATGGTGCTGAAAATAATTTCCCCTCTTTTGAAACAAGTAATCACTACGAAACAACGGATTACTTCTCGCTAACCGAACACTTGATCATTCCTGAGTGTTTGTGTGTCGCTAAAGCCAGCTGGGACGATCTTTCGGAAGAAGATCAAACCATTATCAGTGGCCTCGCCGAGGAAGCTTCTCAACGCCAGCGTGAGCTTTGGGTAGAAAGCTCTGAAGAAAGCCGTCAAATCGTGCTAGATCATGGCGTTCAAATCAATGAAGTAGAAGATAAGGCTGCTTTCCAGGCGCTTATGGAGCCTATGTATGAAAACTTCATTGCTAACAACCCAGGCACAGGCGAGCTGATCGAGGAAATTCGCGCAGCTGAGTGA
- a CDS encoding TRAP transporter small permease — translation MSNEIEPPLDDQHLAESGTLDRALDSIAALCILIAGTLLVILIAIFGWLVFGRYALNNTPTWVEQAALVLVVYITCLGAAAGVRHHTHLNIDFIRERFSGPLRDVMHHLSDLFIFFFGGFMAFQGWTLVMTNLERAIPMLGVSESWRAAPLVICGVLIMLFSATDMAQRLLTRKVKRV, via the coding sequence GTGAGTAACGAAATCGAACCACCTCTTGATGATCAGCATTTAGCAGAAAGCGGCACGCTTGATCGAGCCTTAGATAGCATTGCTGCACTATGCATTCTTATCGCGGGCACGTTGTTAGTCATCCTGATTGCTATATTCGGGTGGTTAGTCTTTGGCCGATATGCGCTTAACAATACGCCTACATGGGTCGAACAGGCTGCACTGGTACTGGTTGTATACATCACCTGCTTGGGCGCAGCGGCGGGCGTAAGACATCATACCCATCTCAATATTGATTTTATTCGTGAAAGGTTTTCTGGGCCTTTACGCGATGTAATGCATCACCTGTCAGATCTTTTTATCTTCTTCTTTGGTGGGTTTATGGCCTTCCAGGGTTGGACGTTGGTGATGACCAACTTAGAAAGAGCTATTCCCATGCTCGGCGTGTCAGAAAGTTGGCGTGCGGCTCCTCTGGTGATATGTGGCGTGTTAATCATGCTTTTTTCAGCCACTGATATGGCGCAGCGCTTACTAACTCGAAAAGTGAAGAGGGTATAA